A stretch of Paenibacillus peoriae DNA encodes these proteins:
- the sufB gene encoding Fe-S cluster assembly protein SufB yields MAKKAPEMEEYKYGFRDEHKSIFQTGKGLTPEIVKEISKIKDEPEWMLEFRLKALKQFEKMPMPNWGGDMDELDFNDIQYYVRPSEKQGKTWEEVPTEIKETFDKLGIPEAEQKFLAGVSAQYESEVVYHSMQKELEDQGVIFMDTDTALREHPEILKEYFATVVPPADNKFAALNSAVWSGGSFIYVPKGVKCEVPLQAYFRINSENMGQFERTLIIADEDSFVHYVEGCTAPIYSTNSLHSAVVEIICKKNARVRYTTIQNWAPNIYNLVTKRAVAEENATMEWVDGNIGSKLTMKYPAVVLKGRGAKGMVLSIAVAGKGQHQDAGAKMIHLAPDTTSTIVSKSISKHGGKVTYRGLASFGRQAQGAKSNIKCDTLILDNQSTSDTIPYNEIMNDDITLEHEATVSKVSEDQLFYLMSRGLTEAEATQMIVMGFIEPFTKELPMEYAVEMNRLIKFEMEGSIG; encoded by the coding sequence ATGGCCAAGAAAGCACCGGAAATGGAAGAGTATAAATACGGCTTTCGTGACGAGCACAAGTCCATTTTCCAAACAGGTAAGGGTCTCACTCCGGAAATCGTAAAGGAAATCTCCAAAATTAAGGATGAGCCAGAATGGATGCTGGAGTTCCGTCTGAAGGCACTAAAGCAGTTTGAAAAAATGCCAATGCCAAACTGGGGCGGAGATATGGATGAACTGGATTTCAACGATATCCAGTACTATGTAAGACCTTCCGAGAAACAAGGGAAGACGTGGGAAGAGGTTCCTACGGAAATTAAAGAAACCTTTGATAAACTGGGTATTCCCGAGGCGGAGCAAAAGTTTTTGGCTGGTGTATCCGCACAGTATGAATCCGAGGTTGTCTACCACAGTATGCAAAAGGAACTGGAAGATCAGGGCGTTATTTTCATGGATACCGATACGGCGTTGCGTGAGCATCCTGAGATTCTGAAAGAGTATTTTGCAACAGTTGTACCTCCTGCGGACAATAAGTTTGCAGCACTGAACAGTGCGGTATGGTCAGGCGGGAGCTTCATCTATGTACCAAAAGGTGTGAAATGTGAAGTTCCATTGCAGGCTTACTTCCGTATCAACTCGGAAAACATGGGTCAATTTGAGCGTACGCTCATAATTGCTGACGAAGACAGCTTTGTGCACTATGTAGAAGGCTGTACGGCTCCGATTTACAGCACGAACTCGCTGCATAGTGCCGTAGTCGAAATTATTTGTAAGAAGAACGCACGCGTTCGTTATACAACGATCCAGAACTGGGCACCAAACATCTATAACCTGGTAACCAAACGTGCGGTTGCAGAAGAAAATGCAACGATGGAATGGGTCGATGGTAACATCGGTTCCAAGTTGACGATGAAGTATCCAGCCGTTGTATTGAAGGGCCGTGGAGCGAAAGGGATGGTCTTGTCCATCGCTGTTGCAGGCAAAGGCCAGCATCAGGATGCAGGTGCGAAAATGATCCACTTAGCACCAGACACCACGTCCACCATTGTATCCAAGTCGATCAGTAAGCACGGCGGTAAAGTAACGTATCGCGGATTAGCTTCATTCGGTCGTCAGGCTCAAGGTGCAAAATCCAATATCAAGTGTGATACGTTGATTTTGGATAATCAATCAACCTCAGATACTATTCCTTATAATGAAATCATGAATGATGACATCACGCTTGAGCACGAAGCAACGGTTTCCAAGGTATCGGAAGATCAGCTGTTCTATCTGATGAGCCGTGGTTTGACTGAAGCAGAGGCAACGCAAATGATCGTTATGGGCTTTATTGAGCCATTCACAAAAGAACTGCCGATGGAATATGCGGTAGAGATGAATCGTTTGATCAAGTTCGAGATGGAAGGCAGTATTGGTTAA
- a CDS encoding cysteine desulfurase: MNTALIREQFPILHQEINGHPLVYLDNAATSQKPLAVIEAIKHYYEYDNSNVHRGVHTLGSRATDAYEGAREKVARFLNAKRSQEIIFTRGTTTALNLVASSYGRANCKEGDEIVITQMEHHSNLIPWQQVAKATGATLKYIPLQEDGSVDLADVENTITENTKIVAIAHVSNVLGVVNPVKEIAAIAHRKGAVIVIDGAQSTPHMKVDVQDIDADFYAFSGHKMCAPTGIGALYGKKALLENMEPIEFGGEMIDDVGLYESTWKELPWKFEGGTPIIAGAVGLGAAIDFLESIGMDAIAQHESRLSNYALKRLREVEGLTIYGPAERHVGLVTFNLDDVHPHDVATVLDSKGVAVRAGHHCCQPLMRWLKASATARASFYLYNTEEEVDALVSALIQTKEYFGDAT; the protein is encoded by the coding sequence ATGAATACTGCATTGATCCGTGAACAATTCCCGATTTTACATCAGGAGATTAACGGTCATCCGCTGGTTTATTTGGATAATGCGGCTACTTCGCAAAAACCGCTGGCGGTCATCGAGGCGATCAAGCACTACTACGAATATGATAACTCAAATGTTCACCGTGGTGTGCATACCTTGGGTAGCCGGGCGACGGATGCTTATGAAGGTGCGCGGGAGAAGGTAGCTCGCTTTCTGAATGCCAAGCGCAGTCAGGAAATTATTTTTACACGCGGAACAACAACGGCGCTGAATCTGGTGGCTTCTTCTTATGGTAGAGCTAACTGTAAGGAGGGTGATGAAATTGTCATCACACAAATGGAGCATCACAGTAATCTGATTCCGTGGCAACAGGTAGCCAAAGCCACAGGCGCAACTTTAAAATATATTCCACTTCAAGAGGATGGTAGCGTTGATCTTGCTGATGTGGAGAATACTATTACAGAAAACACCAAAATTGTAGCGATTGCGCATGTCTCCAATGTGCTTGGTGTTGTGAACCCTGTCAAAGAGATTGCAGCTATTGCGCATCGCAAAGGCGCAGTTATCGTTATAGACGGTGCACAAAGCACACCACATATGAAAGTAGACGTGCAAGACATCGATGCTGACTTTTATGCCTTTTCGGGTCACAAAATGTGTGCGCCTACTGGGATCGGGGCACTGTACGGCAAGAAGGCGCTGCTGGAAAATATGGAGCCCATTGAGTTCGGCGGGGAAATGATCGACGATGTGGGATTGTATGAATCCACATGGAAGGAGCTGCCTTGGAAATTCGAAGGTGGAACTCCGATTATCGCTGGAGCTGTTGGTTTGGGAGCTGCTATTGATTTTCTGGAAAGCATCGGAATGGACGCCATTGCACAGCATGAGAGCCGTTTGTCCAACTATGCCCTCAAACGTCTCCGTGAAGTGGAGGGGTTGACGATATACGGACCGGCAGAACGTCATGTTGGGCTCGTAACATTCAACCTGGATGATGTGCATCCGCATGATGTAGCTACTGTACTGGATAGCAAAGGGGTGGCTGTACGTGCGGGACATCATTGCTGCCAGCCATTGATGCGCTGGCTGAAAGCCAGTGCAACTGCACGTGCCAGCTTTTATCTCTATAACACGGAAGAAGAAGTCGACGCTCTGGTCAGCGCCTTAATCCAAACAAAGGAGTATTTTGGCGATGCAACTTGA
- the sufU gene encoding Fe-S cluster assembly sulfur transfer protein SufU, translating into MQLDDLYRRVIMDHYKNPRNRGRFEDDAVTVDLNNPTCGDRISLQLKTKDGVVEDARFTGEGCSISMSSASMMTEAVKGKTIDQALDMASRFSSLMKGEAVEFDDYEELEALSGVNKFPARIKCATLAWNALRKGIDEDK; encoded by the coding sequence ATGCAACTTGATGACTTGTACCGACGCGTGATTATGGATCATTATAAAAATCCGCGCAATCGCGGACGTTTTGAGGATGATGCCGTTACGGTGGATTTGAATAATCCTACGTGTGGTGACCGGATTTCCCTTCAACTCAAAACGAAAGACGGCGTGGTCGAAGATGCCCGTTTTACTGGTGAAGGCTGCTCGATTAGTATGTCCTCAGCTTCGATGATGACAGAAGCGGTCAAAGGAAAAACGATTGATCAGGCATTGGATATGGCAAGCCGCTTCTCTTCTTTAATGAAGGGGGAAGCCGTCGAATTTGATGATTATGAAGAATTGGAAGCTTTGTCAGGCGTAAATAAGTTCCCGGCCCGCATCAAATGTGCGACACTGGCTTGGAACGCGCTGCGCAAAGGGATTGATGAAGATAAATAA